The following coding sequences are from one Lolium rigidum isolate FL_2022 chromosome 6, APGP_CSIRO_Lrig_0.1, whole genome shotgun sequence window:
- the LOC124665901 gene encoding uncharacterized protein LOC124665901 — translation MASSCCSKRPRPMIAKFVPLLLVLFVASCSWSASASPDRSGGNGTQTTQFRSGDELRAYRRILARMDRLKKASVKTIQSPDGDVIHCVPAHQQPAFDHPKMRGQKPEDEPEERPKISTDAAEEDAVFTQAWSDGGEACPSGTVPIRRTTERDLQRYSSSGSLRRYGMKPRASVVRRDSTSDGHEHAVGYVTGDQFYGAKASLNVWPAKVASAAEFSLSQIWVISGTFGNDLNTIEAGWQVSPELYGDNSPRFFTYWTSDAYQATGCYNLHCSGFIQTNNRIAIGAAITPASAYNGRQFDISLLLWKDPRRGHWWLQLGSGPLVGYWPSRLFTHLGGHANMVQFGGEVVNTRPSGSHTPTQMGSGHFPREGFNRAAYFRNVQVVDWDNNLIPARDLRLVADHPACYGIQGGYNRAWGNYFYYGGPGRNVRCP, via the exons ATGGCGTCTAGCTGCTGTAGCAAGAGGCCCAGACCAATGATTGCCAAGTTTGTCCCCTTGCTGCTGGTGCTGTTCGTCGCTTCGTGTTCATGGTCCGCGTCGGCGTCGCCGGACAGGAGCGGCGGCAACGGCACGCAGACCACGCAGTTCCGTTCCGGGGACGAGCTGCGGGCGTACAGGAGGATCCTGGCCCGGATGGACAGGTTGAAGAAGGCGTCCGTCAAGACGATTCAG AGCCCCGACGGCGACGTCATCCACTGCgtgccggcgcaccagcagccAGCGTTCGACCACCCGAAGATGAGAGGCCAGAAGCCCGAG GATGAGCCGGAGGAGAGGCCCAAGATCAGCACCGACGCCGCCGAGGAGGACGCGGTGTTCACGCAGGCGTGGAGCGACGGCGGCGAGGCGTGCCCCAGTGGGACGGTACCGATACGGCGGACCACGGAGCGCGACCTGCAGCGGTACTCCAGCTCCGGCTCGCTCCGGCGGTACGGGATGAAGCCGCGCGCCAGCGTCGTGCGCCGCGACTCCACCAGCGACGGCCACGAG CACGCGGTGGGGTACGTGACCGGGGATCAGTTCTACGGGGCGAAGGCGAGCCTGAACGTGTGGCCGGCGAAAGTGGCGTCGGCGGCGGAGTTCAGCCTCTCCCAGATCTGGGTCATCTCCGGCACCTTCGGCAACGACCTCAACACCATCGAAGCCGGATGGCAG GTGAGCCCAGAGCTGTATGGAGACAACAGCCCACGGttcttcacgtactggacg AGCGACGCGTACCAGGCGACGGGGTGCTACAACCTGCACTGCTCGGGGTTCATCCAGACcaacaaccgcatcgccatcggcGCCGCAATCACGCCGGCGTCGGCCTACAACGGCCGGCAGTTCGACATCAGCCTGCTGCTGTGGAAGGACCCGCGGCGTGGCCACTGGTGGCTGCAGCTGGGGTCGGGCCCGCTGGTGGGGTACTGGCCGTCGCGGCTCTTCACCCACCTCGGCGGccacgccaacatggtgcagttCGGCGGCGAGGTGGTCAACACGCGGCCGTCGGGGTCGCACACGCCCACGCAGATGGGGAGCGGCCACTTCCCGCGGGAGGGCTTCAACCGCGCCGCCTACTTCCGCAACGTGCAGGTGGTGGACTGGGACAACAACCTCATCCCGGCCAGGGACCTCCGGCTCGTCGCCGACCACCCGGCGTGCTACGGCATCCAGGGCGGATACAACCGCGCCTGGGGCAACTACTTCTACTACGGCGGCCCCGGCCGGAACGTGCGGTGCCCGTAG
- the LOC124664704 gene encoding leucine-rich repeat receptor-like serine/threonine-protein kinase RGI4, with protein MASLEVLRGGGNKNIQGALPTEIGNCANLTMLGLAETSISGPLPASLGRLKNLDTLAIYTAMLSGPIPPELGKCGALQNIYLYENALSGSIPSQLGALSSLKNLLLWQNNLVGVIPPELGACTALNVVDLSMNGITGHIPATLGNLSSLQELQLSANKVSGPIPVELARCTNLTDLELDNNQMSGGIPAEIGKLASLRMLYLWANQLTGTIPPEIGGCVSLESLDLSQNALTGPIPPSMFRLPRLSKLLLIDNVLSGEIPHEIGNCTSLVRFRASGNHLAGAIPPQIGKLGHLSFLDLSSNRLSGAIPAEIAGCQNLTFVDLHGNAITGVLPQGLFHGMLWLQYLDLSYNAIGGTLPSEVGMLGSLTKLVLGGNRLIGHIPPEIGSCTRLQLLDLGGNSLSGPIPATIGKIPGLEIALNLSCNGLSGAIPKEFAGLTRLGVLDVSHNQLSGDLQLMSALQNLVTLNVSFNNFSGRAPETAFFAKLPMSDVEGNPALCLSLCPGDASDRARRAARVATAVLVSALVVLLVAAALVLFSRRRERSIFGGARPEDDDKEAEMLPPWDVTLYQKLEISVGDVTRSLTPANVIGQGWSGAVYRASVPSTGASIAVKKFRSCDEASAEAFACEIGVLPRVRHRNIVRLLGWASNRRARLLFYDYLPNGTLGGLLHGGAAGMVVEWEVRLSIAVGVAEGLAYLHHDCVPAILHRDVKADNILLGERYEACVADFGLARVADDGANSSPPPFAGSYGYIAPEYGCMIKITTKSDVYSFGVVLLEIITGRRPVEAAFGEGQSVVQWVREHLHRKRDPAELVDARLQGRPDTQVQEMLQALGIALLCASARPEDRPTMKDVAALLRGLRHDDGADSRKTSGAAKWAEPRTPGKPAPLRHPAETQTRPHSSTSSSLAYSTTGSV; from the exons ATGGCCAGCCTCGAGGTGCTCCGCGGCGGCGGCAACAAGAACATCCAGGGCGCGCTCCCGACGGAGATCGGCAACTGCGCGAACCTCACCATGCTCGGCCTCGCCGAGACCAGCATCTCCGGCCCGCTCCCGGCCAGCCTCGGCCGGCTCAAGAACCTCGACACGCTCGCCATCTACACGGCGATGCTCTCCGGCCCGATTCCGCCGGAGCTCGGGAAATGCGGCGCCCTGCAGAACATCTACCTGTACGAGAACGCGCTGTCTGGCTCCATCCCGTCGCAGCTGGGCGCCCTCAGCAGCCTCAAGAACCTGCTGCTGTGGCAGAACAACCTCGTCGGCGTCATCCCGCCGGAGCTGGGCGCGTGCACGGCGCTCAACGTGGTGGACCTGTCCATGAACGGCATCACTGGCCACATCCCGGCCACGCTCGGGAACCTCTCGTCGCTGCAGGAGCTGCAGCTCAGCGCCAACAAGGTGTCCGGCCCGATTCCGGTGGAGCTCGCGCGGTGCACCAACCTCACGGACCTCGAGCTCGACAACAACCAGATGTCCGGCGGCATCCCGGCCGAGATCGGCAAGCTCGCGTCGCTGCGGATGCTGTACCTCTGGGCCAACCAGCTCACGGGCACCATCCCTCCGGAGATCGGTGGTTGCGTCAGCCTCGAGTCGCTCGACCTGTCGCAGAACGCGCTCACTGGGCCCATCCCGCCGTCCATGTTTCGGCTGCCGCGGCTATCCAAGCTGCTCCTCATCGACAACGTCCTGTCCGGCGAGATACCGCATGAGATAGGCAACTGCACGTCGCTCGTCCGGTTCAGGGCGAGCGGCAACCACCTCGCCGGCGCAATACCGCCCCAGATAGGCAAGCTCGGCCACCTCAGCTTCCTGGACCTCAGCTCGAACAGGTTGTCCGGCGCCATCCCTGCCGAGATCGCCGGGTGCCAGAACCTCACGTTCGTCGACCTGCACGGCAACGCCATCACAGGCGTGCTGCCGCAGGGCCTGTTCCACGGAATGCTGTGGTTACAGTACCTGGACCTCTCGTACAACGCCATTGGCGGCACGCTGCCATCGGAGGTAGGCATGCTGGGCTCGCTCACGAAGCTCGTCCTTGGCGGGAACCGGCTGATCGGCCACATACCGCCGGAGATCGGCTCGTGCACGCGGCTCCAGCTCCTGGACCTCGGCGGCAACTCGCTCTCCGGCCCGATACCGGCGACCATCGGCAAGATCCCTGGCCTGGAGATTGCTCTAAACCTCAGCTGCAACGGCCTGTCGGGTGCCATCCCGAAGGAGTTCGCGGGGCTCACGAGGCTCGGCGTGCTCGACGTGTCGCACAACCAGCTCTCCGGCGATCTCCAGCTCATGTCCGCTCTCCAGAACCTGGTTACGCTCAACGTCTCCTTCAACAACTTCTCCGGCCGCGCGCCGGAGACGGCGTTCTTCGCGAAGCTGCCCATGAGCGACGTGGAGGGCAACCCGGCGCTGTGCCTGTCCCTGTGCCCCGGCGACGCCAGCGACcgcgcgcgccgcgccgcccgcgtcgccaccgccgtcctGGTCTCCGCTCTCGTCGTCCTCCTGGTCGCCGCGGCGCTCGTTCTCTTCAGCCGCCGGCGCGAGCGCTCGATCTTCGGCGGCGCAcgtccggaagacgacgacaagGAGGCGGAGATGCTGCCGCCGTGGGACGTGACGCTGTACCAGAAGCTGGAGATCAGCGTGGGCGACGTGACCCGCAGCCTCACCCCGGCGAACGTGATCGGGCAGGGCTGGTCCGGCGCCGTGTACCGCGCGAGCGTGCCGTCGACGGGCGCCAGCATCGCCGTGAAGAAGTTCCGGTCGTGCGACGAGGCCTCCGCGGAGGCGTTCGCGTGCGAGATCGGCGTGCTGCCCCGCGTGCGCCACCGCAACATCGTGCGGCTGCTGGGGTGGGCGTCCAACCGCCGTGCGCGCCTCCTGTTCTACGACTACCTCCCCAACGGCACCCTCGGCGGGCTGCtgcacggcggcgcggcggggatGGTGGTGGAGTGGGAGGTAAGGCTCTCGATCGCCGTCGGCGTCGCCGAGGGCCTCGCGTACCTCCACCACGACTGCGTGccggcgatcctccaccgcgacgTCAAGGCGGATAACATCCTTCTGGGCGAGCGCTACGAGGCGTGCGTCGCGGATTTCGGGCTCGCCAGGGTCGCCGACGACGGCGCCaactcgtcgccccctccgttcGCCGGATCGTACGGATACATAGCTCCCG AGTACGGATGCATGATCAAGATCACGACGAAGAGCGACGTGTACAGCTTCGGTGTGGTGCTGCTGGAGATCATCacggggcggcggccggtggAGGCTGCGTTCGGCGAGGGGCAGAGCGTGGTGCAGTGGGTGCGGGAGCACCTCCACCGGAAGCGCGACCCGGCGGAGCTGGTGGACGCGCGGCTGCAGGGCCGGCCGGACACGCAGGTGCAGGAGATGCTGCAGGCGCTCGGGATCGCGCTGCTGTGCGCCAGCGCGCGCCCGGAGGACCGGCCGACCATGAAGGACGTGGCGGCGCTGCTCCGCGGGCTCCGGCACGACGACGGCGCCGACTCGCGCAAGACCAGCGGCGCCGCGAAGTGGGCCGAGCCGAGGACGCCGGGCAAGCCGGCGCCCCTGCGTCACCCGGCCGAAACGCAGACCCGGCCCCACTCGTCGACGTCGAGCTCGCTGGCCTACTCAACCACCGGGAGCGTGTAG
- the LOC124664706 gene encoding uncharacterized protein LOC124664706 produces MDESGGDSGTASGGDPGTGSGAGFEWDADSQLYYHASTGFYHDPVAGWYYSSTDGQYYIYENGDYVLWTSDASKELNVHSLSDEASQSFQECSSGPELDIPQPPSEWLEETLINMYLSGYSNTDVKNEKLLGESQTIEENRSEAVENKLSNLASDNVSDSLNDASLEQIEDKMQTENLTAVDESLGEEEEKWLSQYGQTERVNDGLPLSPSVDLWDWDMITESVSKGQPMSRLVGRLTRGSSTLHPSLPARGRLLRTAPVREVHLDLVRVSTGKLYRLRNPSRKYWASLSAYDSSNPTKDWGFPDIYANPNSNSDKQSTACCQSEVAHESSTEEQKINTYRDRAAERRILHRGLGTGPGQKQSNGINSDEYEEANEDMDSLGAVPVDMNFRSSGLKSAKRIMENMGWKEGEALGKSSQGIVEPIQPNVNKHGAGLGWNHMR; encoded by the exons ATGGACGAGAGCGGCGGAGATTCTGGGACGGCAAGTGGCGGTGATCCTGGGACGGGAAGCGGCGCCGGATTCGAGTGGGACGCGGATTCCCAGCTCTactaccatgccag TACTGGATTTTACCATGACCCTGTCGCTGGCTGGTACTACAGCAGCACAGATGGTCAGTACTACATCTATGAGAATGGAGATTATGTGTTATGGACTTCAGATGCG AGCAAGGAACTCAATGTACATTCTCTATCTGATGAAGCAAGCCAAAGTTTCCAGGAATGCTCTT CAGGACCGGAACTGGATATTCCTCAGCCGCCATCAGAATG GTTGGAGGAAACACTAATCAACATGTATTTATCAGGATACTCAAATACAGATGTCAAAAATGAAAAATTACTAGGAGAATCACAGACAATCG AGGAAAACAGAAGTGAGGCAGTTGAGAACAAACTCAGTAACTTGGCTTCAGATAATGTGTCAGACTCTCTGAATGATGCTTCATTAGAGCAAATAGAAGATAAAATGCAAACTGAGAACCTCACAGCTGTTGATGAATCATTAGGGGAAG AGGAAGAGAAATGGCTTTCTCAGTATGGTCAAACAGAGAGAGTAAATGATGGTCTGCCATTGTCTCCGAGTGTCGATCTGTGGGACTGGGATATGATCACCGAATCTGTTAGCAAAGGCCAGCCCATGTCTAGGCTTGTGGGACGTTTAACTAGGGGTTCTAGTACACTTCATCCTTCTCTGCCTGCTCGTGGTCGCCTTCTAAGAACCGCTCCTGTGCGTGAAGTTCATCTTGATCTTGTACGTGTTTCAACAG GGAAGTTGTACAGGCTAAGGAACCCAAGCAGAAAATACTGGGCCTCTTTATCAGCATATGACTCTTCCAACCCAACAAAAGATTGGGGTTTTCCTGATATATATGCCAACCCTAATAGCAATTCAGATAAGCAGTCAACTGCATGTTGCCAGTCTGAAGTTGCTCATGAATCTTCTACCGAG GAGCAGAAGATAAACACTTATAGGGATAGAGCTGCTGAGAGAAGAATCCTACACCGTGGCTTAGGGACAGGACCTGGTCAGAAGCAAAGTAATGGCATAAATTCTGATGAATATGAGGAGGCAAATGAGGACATGGACTCATTGGGAGCTGTACCAGTTGATATGAACTTCCGTTCCAGTGGTTTGAAGTCTGCAAAGAGAATCATGGAGAACATGGGCTGGAAGGAA GGAGAGGCCCTTGGTAAAAGCAGTCAGGGTATTGTAGAACCTATACAGCCAAACGTCAACAAACATGGTGCTGGTTTGGGATGGAACCACATGCGCTAA